In the genome of Marispirochaeta sp., one region contains:
- a CDS encoding diguanylate cyclase, with translation MQNRLSSRMLVMVLLPVFVCTLLLVFLVIAFNAAYDVAVGVQEENLRELVRLGSSSIDRLWISPREKAVEALARSPLLQKRIRGEVPFLELRGEWESIHPAMESCFFIYYGLENGTIELYPDLDLPDNYDHRERPWYKKGISLETTSPAWTAPYAEIITGQIIVSTVVQLRNAGNKPIGVFAADITLKGLQEILNQIQLPPGSSIFLLDTEGIPFVGTAVEDVRTGGLPKESDKTFVEYSSPLSNGWRIAVVVPRKSMARSFERLRSSVLGFSFLLFIFSAGLLAFHVIKLASRAHRLASYFEEVMMDERSLGRIFKSNDEFSFLNQQFNKVILATRRAENEKVSREQVFRFIIERSPIGFFRTRSDGSLLYANSHFTRLLGYSSEELEKIDSVERFYADREDRKAFLAELSEKHEVQGRRIRFRRKSGDFFWISMNSLIVPGQESREVFEIEGFLIDSTDEVEEQERLRILAETDPLTTLANRRAFFERFSIALGNARHNGEPISLIIFDVDRFKPVNDTHGHDLGDEILRLIAAAGEKIIRKGDVFARLGGDEFALLLPASSGEEAKGLASRLQAGITRIDPPDPLDSFPSISIGICCHGDAEAGNIDELYKKADTALYEAKAAGRNRIVLYSSPA, from the coding sequence ATGCAAAATCGTCTTTCCAGCCGTATGCTGGTCATGGTGCTGCTTCCTGTTTTTGTCTGTACACTCCTTCTGGTTTTTCTGGTAATCGCCTTCAACGCTGCCTATGATGTTGCTGTTGGAGTGCAGGAGGAAAACCTCAGGGAACTGGTACGCCTGGGCAGCAGCTCTATTGACCGCTTATGGATATCCCCCAGGGAGAAAGCCGTTGAAGCCCTTGCCCGAAGCCCTCTTCTGCAGAAACGGATACGGGGTGAGGTTCCCTTCCTTGAACTGCGTGGGGAGTGGGAATCGATACATCCGGCCATGGAAAGCTGTTTCTTCATTTATTACGGCCTGGAAAACGGAACCATAGAGTTGTATCCTGATCTCGATCTGCCGGATAACTACGATCACAGGGAACGGCCGTGGTATAAAAAAGGAATAAGTCTCGAAACCACCTCCCCGGCATGGACGGCTCCCTACGCGGAGATCATTACCGGTCAGATTATCGTCAGTACCGTTGTCCAGCTCCGGAATGCAGGGAATAAGCCCATCGGCGTCTTCGCTGCAGACATAACTCTTAAGGGACTTCAGGAAATCCTGAACCAGATTCAGCTCCCCCCGGGAAGTTCAATATTCCTGCTGGACACCGAAGGGATACCCTTTGTCGGAACCGCTGTTGAAGATGTTCGTACCGGAGGGCTTCCAAAGGAGAGCGACAAGACCTTTGTGGAATACAGCAGCCCCCTTTCCAACGGCTGGAGAATCGCGGTGGTTGTTCCACGGAAGTCCATGGCACGGAGTTTTGAACGCCTTCGTAGCTCGGTTCTGGGCTTCTCGTTTCTGCTGTTTATCTTCTCCGCCGGCCTCCTCGCTTTTCATGTGATAAAACTTGCCTCCAGGGCACACAGACTGGCCTCCTACTTTGAGGAGGTTATGATGGATGAAAGGTCACTGGGCAGGATATTCAAAAGCAACGATGAGTTTTCCTTTCTGAATCAGCAGTTCAATAAGGTCATACTGGCAACCCGCAGGGCAGAGAACGAAAAAGTATCCCGGGAACAGGTATTCCGCTTTATCATAGAGCGTTCGCCAATCGGTTTTTTCCGTACCCGCAGCGACGGATCCCTTTTATACGCAAACTCCCATTTTACACGGTTGTTGGGATATTCCTCTGAAGAATTGGAGAAGATTGATTCTGTTGAACGCTTTTATGCCGACAGGGAGGACCGAAAGGCCTTTCTGGCTGAGCTTTCCGAAAAACACGAGGTCCAGGGCCGACGGATTCGGTTTCGACGAAAGTCCGGAGATTTCTTCTGGATCTCCATGAACTCCCTGATTGTACCCGGACAGGAAAGCAGGGAGGTTTTCGAGATTGAGGGGTTCCTCATCGATTCAACTGACGAGGTTGAAGAACAGGAACGTCTGCGGATTCTGGCCGAGACCGATCCCCTAACAACACTGGCCAACCGCCGTGCCTTTTTCGAAAGGTTTTCAATTGCCCTGGGAAACGCGCGTCACAACGGAGAACCCATCAGCCTCATCATCTTCGACGTGGACCGCTTCAAACCGGTAAACGACACCCATGGCCACGATCTGGGGGATGAAATACTGCGCCTGATCGCAGCTGCGGGAGAAAAAATCATCCGAAAAGGAGACGTATTTGCCAGACTTGGAGGAGATGAGTTCGCTCTTCTTCTGCCGGCCAGCAGCGGAGAGGAGGCAAAAGGTCTGGCATCCCGACTGCAGGCAGGTATTACACGGATCGACCCGCCCGACCCTCTGGATTCATTTCCCAGCATAAGCATTGGTATCTGCTGTCATGGAGACGCTGAAGCCGGCAACATTGATGAATTGTATAAGAAAGCGGATACCGCCCTCTATGAAGCAAAAGCTGCGGGTCGCAACAGAATAGTCCTTTACAGTTCCCCTGCCTGA
- a CDS encoding FAD-dependent oxidoreductase, whose product MKYLIIGGVAGGATTAARLRRMDEEAEIILFERGGYISYANCGLPYYIGGTIAERDDLFVQTPESFYDRFRVDVRVNNEILAINRKTKNVQVRDLKSGKIYNEAYDKLVLSPGAEPVKPPIPGIKSAGIFTLRSVPDTDRIHDYITEKKPARAVIVGAGFIGLEMAENLHKRGIFVTIVEMADQVMNILDYEMAAEVHQHLKQKNVEFYLEDAVSSFKTERDGKLSVHLRSGKNLPADMVILSIGVKPDITLAEEAGLEIGESGGIKVDSHLLTSDKDIYALGDAIEFPHPISGQSMKIPLAGPANKQGRIVADNIVGGNTRTYKGTIGTGIAKVFDITVASTGLPEKVLKRISMPHASVITHSGSHAGYYPGAIPMSIKILFNPENGRLLGGQAVGYEGVDKRIDLIASVIGMGGTVTDLAEVEHAYAPPFSSAKDPVNISGMVAENIMNGTSQQISWTEVFNPEKKKDLFLVDVRTEEEHSLGSIDSAITIPVDDLRRRIGELPKDKRIVLFCSVGLRAYVAERILRQQGFENVVNLSGGYKTYSISAQKQSNEDIFSGDFIGKDDQIYQGVPKKRENIQIKQIDASGMQCPGPIMRLKKEIEALESGDRLIQTATDPGFARDVESWCRMTGNSLLAVNHDAGVITAEIEKGRPAAANPMRQGNGTTLVVFSDDLDRALASFVIANGAAASGREVTLFFTFWGLNVIKAQRKPKVKKDLMGRMFALMMPKSSRKLSLSKINMGGIGSAMMRSRMKSKGVDSLETMIDQAREAGVRLVACQMSMDIMGVKKEELLEGVEVGGVATFLESAQDSSANLFV is encoded by the coding sequence ATGAAATACCTGATTATAGGAGGCGTTGCAGGCGGCGCAACCACCGCGGCGCGGCTCAGACGCATGGACGAAGAGGCGGAAATCATTCTATTTGAACGGGGAGGATACATCTCCTACGCCAACTGCGGACTGCCCTACTATATAGGCGGGACCATTGCCGAAAGGGACGATCTGTTCGTTCAGACTCCGGAATCCTTCTATGATCGTTTCCGGGTTGATGTACGGGTAAACAACGAGATTCTCGCCATAAACAGAAAAACAAAGAACGTCCAGGTACGGGACCTCAAAAGCGGCAAAATTTACAACGAGGCTTATGACAAGCTTGTGCTCTCTCCGGGTGCAGAGCCTGTTAAACCGCCAATTCCGGGAATAAAATCGGCAGGTATATTCACCCTGCGCAGCGTTCCGGATACCGACCGTATCCACGACTATATAACGGAAAAGAAGCCTGCCAGAGCGGTTATTGTAGGTGCGGGATTCATCGGCCTGGAGATGGCGGAGAACCTTCACAAGCGGGGGATCTTTGTAACCATTGTGGAGATGGCCGACCAGGTTATGAATATCCTGGATTACGAGATGGCCGCGGAGGTCCACCAGCATCTGAAACAAAAAAACGTTGAGTTTTACCTGGAAGACGCGGTCAGCTCCTTTAAAACGGAGCGGGACGGAAAGCTCAGTGTTCACCTGCGCTCGGGAAAGAATCTGCCCGCCGACATGGTTATTCTCTCCATAGGCGTTAAACCGGATATCACCCTGGCGGAAGAAGCGGGCCTCGAGATTGGAGAGTCCGGGGGCATTAAGGTGGACAGTCACCTTCTTACCTCGGACAAGGACATCTACGCTTTAGGAGACGCCATTGAGTTTCCCCACCCCATAAGCGGACAGTCCATGAAGATACCTTTAGCAGGGCCCGCCAACAAGCAGGGCCGCATTGTTGCTGACAACATCGTCGGAGGAAACACCAGAACCTACAAAGGAACAATCGGTACCGGAATTGCCAAGGTCTTCGATATTACCGTGGCCTCTACCGGACTGCCGGAAAAAGTGCTCAAACGCATCAGTATGCCCCATGCTTCGGTTATTACCCATTCCGGCTCCCACGCCGGTTACTATCCAGGGGCAATCCCCATGTCGATTAAAATCCTTTTTAATCCGGAAAACGGCAGGCTCCTTGGCGGCCAGGCTGTGGGCTACGAAGGGGTGGACAAGCGTATCGACCTGATTGCCTCAGTTATCGGAATGGGCGGCACCGTTACTGACCTGGCCGAAGTTGAACACGCCTACGCCCCGCCCTTCTCCTCCGCCAAGGATCCGGTGAATATCTCCGGCATGGTGGCAGAGAACATTATGAACGGTACAAGTCAGCAGATCAGCTGGACCGAGGTATTCAATCCGGAAAAGAAAAAGGACCTCTTTCTGGTAGATGTCCGCACCGAAGAGGAGCACAGCCTCGGAAGCATCGACTCTGCAATCACTATTCCCGTTGACGACCTGCGCCGCAGGATTGGGGAACTGCCAAAGGACAAGAGGATCGTCCTGTTCTGCAGCGTGGGATTACGGGCCTATGTGGCGGAGCGGATACTGCGGCAGCAGGGATTCGAAAATGTGGTAAACCTTTCCGGAGGCTACAAGACCTACTCCATTTCCGCCCAGAAGCAGAGCAACGAAGACATCTTCTCCGGGGACTTTATCGGCAAGGACGACCAGATATACCAGGGGGTTCCAAAAAAACGGGAGAATATTCAGATAAAACAGATCGATGCCTCGGGCATGCAGTGCCCCGGGCCCATAATGCGCCTGAAAAAAGAGATAGAGGCCCTGGAGTCCGGGGATCGGCTTATCCAGACCGCGACGGATCCGGGTTTCGCCCGGGACGTGGAATCCTGGTGCCGCATGACCGGAAACAGCCTGCTGGCGGTCAACCATGATGCGGGGGTAATAACCGCGGAGATAGAAAAAGGACGCCCGGCGGCAGCAAACCCGATGCGCCAGGGAAACGGTACCACCCTGGTAGTCTTCTCCGATGACCTGGACCGCGCCCTTGCCTCCTTCGTCATCGCCAACGGCGCCGCGGCTTCAGGACGGGAGGTTACCCTCTTTTTTACCTTCTGGGGCCTGAACGTTATCAAGGCGCAGCGTAAACCGAAGGTAAAAAAAGACCTTATGGGGAGAATGTTTGCCCTGATGATGCCCAAATCAAGCCGTAAACTCTCTTTGAGCAAGATAAATATGGGCGGTATCGGCAGCGCAATGATGCGAAGCAGAATGAAGTCAAAGGGTGTCGATTCCCTTGAGACCATGATCGACCAGGCCCGGGAGGCGGGGGTTCGCCTTGTGGCCTGCCAGATGTCCATGGACATTATGGGGGTAAAGAAGGAGGAGCTTCTGGAGGGGGTAGAAGTCGGAGGGGTTGCCACATTCCTGGAAAGCGCCCAGGACTCCAGCGCGAATCTGTTTGTTTAG
- the ileS gene encoding isoleucine--tRNA ligase — MYNPVDPKVSFPGMEEAILEFWKGNNIFKKSIENRCDCEHYSFYDGPPFATGLPHFGHFVPGTIKDIIPRYQTMKGKRVERRFGWDCHGLPVEYEMEKELGISGKKEIEDFGIAKFNESCRSIVLRYTKEWETVMTRAGRWVDFENDYKTMEPDYMESIWWVVQQLWKKELLYEGHYILPYCPRCSTVLSNHELNLGGYQDVTDPAITVRFKIKGEENSFLLAWTTTPWTLPSNLALTLGPDIDYVKVADGDDFYILAAERLSAYYKNEEEYRVLWTKKGRDLTGIEYEPLFPYFADLESRDAFKTYTADYVTTEDGTGIVHTAPGFGEDDYNVLKDTDVPTVCPVDGECKFTPEVSDFQGTFVKDADKAIIQRLRDEGKLIKRDNYLHSYPHCWRCSSPLIYRAISSWFVDIGKIKQSMLNANQQIYWMPEHLKDGRFGKWLEGARDWAISRNRYWGNPIPVWKCDSCEEIHCVGSRVELEEKSGVKVTDLHKHYVDEISFPCSCGGTMHRVPEVLDCWFESGAMPYAQNHYPFENQEFFESHFPANFISEGLDQTRGWFYTLTILAAALFDKPAFQNVIVNGLVLASDGKKMSKSLRNYSDPMEVMDQFGADALRLFLMHSAVVRAEDLRYSDDGVRDVLKGIILPIWNAYSFFVTYANIDGISPERAPEHPDNPLDRWILSETENMAGQVTRYLDTYDLQKAIGPIVEFVDLLNNWYIRRSRRRFWKSENDGDKLQAYGTLFEVLMKLIHIAAPFTPFITEEIYQNLKTADAPESVHLADYPVADESKRDYELELKMKVTRQAVSMGRALRAMHSLKTRQPLKAIHLVTREEAERKVLIEMEDIIREELNVKEVVYRENEEDLVEYSAKANFKVLGKSLGKMMKSAAARIQELSMREIQSILEGATLSIDVDGTPIEITEESIIIQRTEKSGLKVLNEGSLTVALDPEITEELEREGVVRDIVRGVQNLRKDSGLEVTDRIRLTLFGDEKIQTSVYDFKDYLTEETLAEEFTWEEINDGTSVECGETTCLITLEKV, encoded by the coding sequence GTGTACAACCCCGTGGACCCGAAAGTGAGTTTTCCCGGAATGGAAGAAGCCATCCTCGAGTTCTGGAAGGGAAATAACATCTTCAAGAAATCCATCGAAAACCGCTGTGACTGCGAGCACTACTCATTTTACGATGGTCCTCCCTTTGCGACCGGTCTGCCCCATTTTGGCCATTTTGTGCCGGGCACAATAAAAGACATTATTCCCCGTTACCAGACCATGAAGGGAAAACGGGTTGAACGCCGCTTCGGCTGGGACTGCCACGGTCTGCCGGTGGAGTACGAGATGGAAAAGGAACTCGGTATCTCCGGAAAAAAGGAGATCGAGGATTTCGGTATCGCGAAATTCAACGAGTCCTGCCGCTCCATCGTACTGCGCTACACCAAAGAGTGGGAAACCGTCATGACCCGGGCCGGCCGATGGGTCGATTTCGAGAACGACTACAAGACCATGGAACCCGATTATATGGAGTCCATCTGGTGGGTCGTGCAGCAGCTCTGGAAAAAGGAGCTCCTCTACGAGGGACACTACATTCTGCCCTACTGTCCGCGCTGCTCCACGGTGCTGTCTAACCATGAGTTGAACCTGGGAGGCTACCAGGATGTTACCGATCCGGCCATAACGGTGCGATTTAAAATCAAGGGAGAAGAGAACTCCTTTCTCCTTGCCTGGACCACAACCCCCTGGACCCTGCCGTCCAACCTTGCCCTTACCCTGGGGCCGGATATCGACTATGTAAAGGTCGCCGATGGTGATGATTTCTATATCCTGGCTGCTGAACGGCTCTCCGCCTACTACAAGAACGAAGAGGAGTACCGGGTTCTCTGGACAAAGAAGGGCAGGGACCTGACAGGAATCGAGTACGAACCCCTCTTTCCCTATTTTGCCGACCTGGAGAGCAGGGACGCCTTCAAGACCTACACCGCCGACTACGTTACCACCGAAGACGGTACCGGCATCGTTCATACCGCCCCCGGTTTCGGCGAAGACGACTATAACGTACTGAAGGACACCGATGTGCCTACGGTCTGCCCGGTGGACGGGGAGTGCAAGTTTACTCCCGAGGTCAGCGATTTTCAGGGGACCTTCGTCAAAGACGCCGACAAGGCGATAATCCAGCGCCTGCGGGATGAGGGCAAGCTTATCAAACGGGACAACTACCTTCACTCCTATCCCCACTGCTGGCGCTGTTCCAGTCCCCTTATATACCGGGCAATCTCCTCATGGTTTGTGGATATCGGCAAGATCAAACAGAGCATGCTCAACGCCAATCAGCAGATCTACTGGATGCCTGAGCATCTGAAAGACGGCCGTTTTGGCAAATGGCTGGAAGGGGCCCGGGACTGGGCCATCTCCCGGAACCGCTACTGGGGTAACCCCATTCCCGTCTGGAAGTGCGACAGCTGCGAAGAGATCCACTGCGTGGGAAGCCGTGTCGAGCTGGAGGAGAAATCCGGTGTCAAGGTAACGGACCTGCACAAACACTATGTGGACGAGATCAGCTTTCCCTGTTCCTGCGGAGGAACCATGCACCGTGTTCCCGAGGTGCTGGACTGCTGGTTTGAATCCGGGGCCATGCCATACGCCCAGAACCATTATCCATTCGAGAACCAGGAGTTCTTCGAATCCCATTTTCCCGCCAACTTTATCTCCGAAGGTCTCGACCAGACCCGGGGCTGGTTCTACACTCTGACCATTCTGGCTGCGGCCCTCTTTGACAAGCCGGCTTTTCAGAATGTCATTGTTAACGGTCTGGTCCTGGCATCGGACGGTAAAAAGATGTCCAAGTCCCTGCGGAACTACTCCGACCCCATGGAAGTCATGGACCAGTTCGGTGCCGACGCCCTGCGGCTCTTCTTAATGCACTCCGCGGTTGTGCGGGCGGAGGACCTGCGGTACTCCGATGATGGCGTGCGGGACGTATTAAAAGGGATAATACTCCCCATCTGGAACGCATACAGTTTCTTTGTTACCTATGCAAATATCGACGGTATCAGCCCGGAAAGAGCCCCGGAACATCCCGACAATCCCCTGGACCGCTGGATCCTCAGTGAAACCGAGAATATGGCAGGACAGGTTACCCGGTACCTGGATACCTACGACCTGCAGAAGGCCATAGGGCCGATTGTGGAGTTTGTAGATCTTTTGAATAACTGGTACATCCGCCGCTCCCGCCGCCGCTTCTGGAAGAGCGAGAACGACGGCGACAAGCTCCAGGCCTACGGAACCCTTTTTGAGGTTCTGATGAAGCTGATCCATATTGCAGCGCCGTTTACTCCCTTTATTACCGAGGAGATATACCAGAACCTGAAGACCGCGGATGCTCCTGAATCGGTACACCTTGCGGACTATCCCGTGGCTGACGAGTCCAAACGGGATTACGAGCTGGAACTCAAGATGAAGGTAACCCGGCAGGCGGTCTCCATGGGCAGGGCCCTTCGGGCCATGCACTCCCTCAAGACCCGACAGCCCTTGAAAGCCATTCACCTGGTAACCCGGGAAGAGGCGGAGCGTAAGGTCCTGATCGAAATGGAAGACATCATCCGTGAAGAGCTGAACGTCAAAGAGGTTGTATACCGGGAAAACGAAGAGGACCTGGTGGAATACAGTGCCAAAGCCAATTTCAAGGTTCTGGGTAAGAGCCTTGGCAAGATGATGAAGAGCGCCGCCGCCAGAATCCAGGAACTCTCCATGCGGGAAATCCAGTCCATATTGGAAGGGGCCACCCTCTCCATAGACGTAGACGGAACCCCCATCGAGATTACCGAAGAGAGCATTATAATTCAGAGGACCGAGAAATCGGGACTCAAGGTCCTCAACGAGGGCTCCCTTACCGTGGCTCTGGATCCCGAGATTACCGAAGAACTGGAGCGGGAAGGGGTTGTCCGGGATATCGTACGGGGTGTACAGAACCTGCGCAAGGACTCAGGACTTGAGGTGACCGACCGGATCCGCCTGACCCTCTTTGGCGACGAGAAGATACAGACTTCGGTGTATGACTTCAAGGATTACCTGACCGAAGAGACCCTGGCTGAGGAGTTCACCTGGGAAGAGATCAACGACGGTACTTCCGTAGAATGCGGCGAGACCACATGCCTTATCACCCTGGAAAAAGTTTAG
- the hisH gene encoding imidazole glycerol phosphate synthase subunit HisH, which yields MKIGVIDYEGGNLRSVETALRYIGADFGVYDDPESILQCDGIVFPGVGEAASSMRVLKHRGLDQAIREAVTAGTPMFGICIGCQVLLDHSEEGDTTCLGIVPGTVKLFKGGPGLKIPHMGWNSVKQNREHPIFDGVPDGASFYFVHSYYPEVADRKIEIGTCEYGERFSAIYVRDNIVASQFHPEKSGRFGLRMLDNFIKGGLK from the coding sequence GTGAAAATCGGTGTTATTGATTACGAAGGGGGAAACCTGCGCAGTGTGGAAACCGCTCTACGCTATATCGGGGCCGATTTCGGGGTCTATGATGATCCTGAATCGATTCTGCAATGTGACGGGATTGTTTTTCCCGGGGTGGGAGAAGCTGCATCTTCCATGCGGGTTCTGAAACATCGGGGCCTTGACCAGGCAATCCGGGAAGCCGTAACGGCCGGCACACCCATGTTCGGGATCTGTATCGGTTGCCAGGTACTCCTGGACCACTCCGAGGAGGGGGATACTACCTGTCTCGGGATCGTTCCGGGTACGGTAAAGCTGTTTAAAGGCGGTCCCGGTTTAAAGATTCCCCACATGGGCTGGAATTCGGTCAAACAGAACCGGGAACACCCGATTTTTGACGGCGTACCCGACGGTGCCTCCTTCTATTTTGTTCACTCCTACTACCCGGAAGTCGCGGACCGGAAAATAGAGATCGGGACCTGCGAATACGGTGAACGCTTCTCCGCCATCTATGTCAGGGACAATATTGTGGCCTCCCAGTTTCATCCGGAAAAGTCTGGGCGTTTCGGACTCCGGATGCTCGATAATTTTATAAAGGGGGGGCTTAAATAG
- the hisF gene encoding imidazole glycerol phosphate synthase subunit HisF, which produces MYRKRIIVCLDVRDGKTTKGIKFKGNVDIGDPVQMAREYYEAGVDELVFYDITASSEGRGIMIDVVERVAQQIFIPFAVGGGISSPSDMRACLLAGAEKVSVNSQAVKFPGIIEEGAGLFGRQCIVVGMDALKDPRVPSGYRVVINGGRTPTELDALEWAQKVESLGAGEIVLNSIDTDGTRDGYELELTRMISTAVNIPVVASGGAGVPQHLADVFTKGAADAALIASMVHYGDYTVAQIKEYLQDRGISVRMDW; this is translated from the coding sequence ATGTACCGCAAACGAATAATCGTCTGCCTGGATGTCCGGGACGGCAAGACCACCAAGGGTATCAAGTTCAAGGGCAATGTGGATATCGGCGACCCGGTGCAGATGGCCCGGGAGTATTACGAAGCCGGGGTGGATGAACTGGTTTTTTACGATATAACCGCCTCTTCCGAGGGCCGGGGAATCATGATCGATGTGGTTGAACGGGTAGCCCAGCAGATTTTTATACCTTTTGCCGTGGGAGGGGGTATCTCTTCGCCTTCTGACATGCGGGCCTGTCTTCTGGCCGGAGCGGAGAAGGTCAGTGTAAACTCCCAGGCGGTCAAGTTTCCGGGAATAATAGAAGAGGGGGCCGGCCTTTTCGGCCGCCAGTGTATTGTTGTCGGTATGGACGCTTTAAAGGACCCCCGGGTGCCTTCGGGCTACCGGGTGGTAATCAACGGCGGCAGGACCCCTACGGAGCTGGATGCTCTGGAGTGGGCGCAGAAGGTAGAGTCCCTGGGAGCAGGGGAGATTGTACTCAACTCCATTGATACCGACGGTACCCGGGACGGCTATGAGCTGGAGCTTACCAGGATGATCTCTACCGCCGTTAATATCCCCGTGGTCGCCTCCGGAGGAGCCGGCGTGCCGCAGCACCTGGCGGATGTCTTTACAAAAGGAGCTGCCGATGCCGCCCTTATCGCCTCCATGGTGCATTACGGCGACTATACTGTTGCACAGATCAAGGAATATTTGCAGGACCGGGGTATATCCGTAAGGATGGACTGGTAG
- a CDS encoding fibronectin type III domain-containing protein gives MMISRNLFFILITVLVLMFAAGCVEPGMEIASSSNPGVESSLTPFMVDGDSFTLAWNPAEPEDLLGYNVYYRVHETDTWLFLTDCTEAELLVSSAMLPGGDYEFAVSSFTATEESALHTSLDATANPDTGWYLTWIQ, from the coding sequence GTGATGATATCGAGGAACCTGTTTTTTATACTGATTACTGTGCTTGTACTTATGTTTGCTGCCGGCTGCGTTGAGCCTGGAATGGAGATTGCGTCTTCTTCGAACCCGGGGGTGGAATCGTCTCTTACCCCTTTTATGGTGGACGGCGACTCCTTTACCCTGGCCTGGAACCCAGCGGAACCGGAAGACCTGCTGGGATACAACGTCTATTACCGGGTCCATGAAACCGACACATGGCTGTTCCTTACAGACTGTACTGAAGCAGAGCTCCTGGTCAGCTCGGCCATGCTGCCCGGAGGAGATTACGAATTTGCGGTGTCGTCCTTCACGGCCACCGAAGAGTCTGCGCTGCACACTTCCCTGGATGCAACGGCTAATCCGGATACCGGCTGGTATCTTACCTGGATCCAGTAA
- the acpS gene encoding holo-ACP synthase — translation MDKSRPTLNDLPKLPLESILTERSVLAVGNDIVEVPRIRSLLAQSSERFMKRCFTSGEIRDCQGKAHPAVHFAGRWAAKEAVFKALKLQWDRAFSWKEIEICGGPDHSPGVLLSREIRSGYPENQVPDILLSISHCDEYAFAIALAVGRGTSQSRVKR, via the coding sequence ATGGATAAAAGTAGACCAACCCTAAATGACCTGCCGAAACTCCCCCTCGAATCCATATTGACAGAAAGATCCGTTCTTGCTGTTGGTAACGATATTGTAGAAGTACCGAGAATACGATCTCTCCTTGCACAGTCCAGTGAAAGATTCATGAAGCGCTGCTTTACATCAGGGGAAATCCGGGACTGCCAGGGAAAAGCACATCCTGCGGTTCATTTTGCCGGCCGCTGGGCGGCTAAGGAGGCGGTTTTCAAGGCACTCAAGCTGCAGTGGGACCGGGCCTTCAGCTGGAAAGAGATAGAAATCTGCGGCGGTCCGGACCATTCCCCGGGGGTGTTGCTTTCCCGGGAAATCCGGAGCGGGTATCCGGAAAATCAGGTACCGGATATACTCCTGTCGATCTCCCATTGCGATGAATACGCATTTGCCATTGCTCTGGCGGTAGGCCGGGGAACAAGTCAATCACGTGTAAAGAGGTAA